AAAACGCAGCGCCGATCACCAGCCCGAACGCAAAGAAACTCGGCCCCGAAGCGAGCGGCGCCATGATCGCCAGCGGGATCGACAGCGCGAACTGCCCGATCCGCTTGTCGCGCGGCGTCGCAGCGAACATCGCCGACCACTCGCTCATCATGATCAGCGCGCCGACTGCCACGATCAGCCAGAACGCGATACCGCCCCACCAAAGCGCGCAGAACGCAACCGCAAGCAGGCTGAAGCCCACCATCAGTCGCTGATTAAGATTGGCCTTTCGCCGGGCACGGTCGTCAGGGGTCACAAGCCACCGAAGCGACGCTGCCGACGCGAAAAAATGTCCAGCGCCTCTGCCAGCGTCGCCGCATCAAAATCCGGCCACAGCGTGTCGACGAACAGCAATTCGGCATAGGCCGCCTGCCACAGCAGGAAATTGGACAACCGCTGCTCGCCAGATGTGCGGATCATCAAATCCAGCGGCGGCAGGTCATGCGTGGTCAGTTCCGCCTCGACACTCGCCTCATCAATCGCAGCGGGATCGATCGCACCATTACGCGCCGCCGTCGCCAGACGCCGCGCCGCTGCCGCAATCTCTGCCTGCGCCCCGTAATTCAGCGCAATTACCAGCGTGGGACCGGTATTCGCGGCCGTTCGCGCGAGCGCGTCGTCGATCAGCGCAACCAGATCGTCGGACAGCGCGCGATAGTCACCGATCACGCGCAGCCGCACATTATCGGCGACCAGGGTTGCAATCTCCGCGCGCAGGAAATGGCGCAGCAGACCCATCAGGTCGCGCACTTCCTCCACCGGGCGGCGCCAATTCTCCGACGAAAAGGCATAGAGGGTCAGCACCTCCAGCCCCAGATCGCGGGCCGCGCGGGTCACACGCCGCACAGCCTCGACGCCCTGCTTGTGCCCTGCCACGCGCGGCAGACGCCGGGCCTTTGCCCAGCGCCCATTGCCGTCCATGATAATCGCGACGTGGCGGGGCCGCGTACCGGCAACGGGGGCCGGATCGATTTGCGTCGCCATCAGCGCTCCTGCACCCGGCCAAAGTCAGCGCGAACGCTCACTTGCCGAGGATTTCCTTTTCCTTGGCCGCGGCGGTGGCGTCGATGTCCGCGATGGTTGCATCGGTCAGCTTCTGGACCTCGCCCTCATGACGCTTGCGCTCGTCCTCGGACAACAGGCCCTTCTTCTCGTCGGCCTTCAGGCTGTCCATGCCGTCGCGGCGGACGTTGCGAACGGCGACCCGCGCCTTTTCGGCATATTGCCCGGCCAGCTTGGCAAGTTCCTTCCGGCGCTCTTCGGTCAGGTCGGGGATCGGCAGGCGCAGCGTCTGGCCATCATTGATCGGGTTCAGACCCAGGCCGGCCGATCGGATCGCCTTTTCGACGGGACCGACATTCGACTTGTCCCAGACCTGCACCGACAGCATGCGCGATTCGGGCGCGGAGACGGTCGCAACCTGGCTGAGCGGCATGTGTGCGCCGTACACCTCGACCGTCACCGGATCGAGCAGCGACGTCGACGCGCGTCCAGTGCGCAGACCCGACAGATCCCCCTTCAGCGATTCGACCGCGCCGGCCATGCGGCGTTCGAGGTCTGCCTTTTCATATGCGGCGGCCATGATTCGGCTCTCCTTTTCGATTATGCGGACTTGCGGACGATGGTCGCGGTACCCTCGCCATGCAACACGGCGGCGAGATTGCCTTCGTCACGGATGTTGAAAACGACGATTGGGATGTCGCTATCGCGGCACAGGGCCACGGCGCTGGCGTCCATCACCTTCAGGTTGTCGGCGA
Above is a genomic segment from Sphingomonas sp. IW22 containing:
- a CDS encoding isoprenyl transferase, with product MATQIDPAPVAGTRPRHVAIIMDGNGRWAKARRLPRVAGHKQGVEAVRRVTRAARDLGLEVLTLYAFSSENWRRPVEEVRDLMGLLRHFLRAEIATLVADNVRLRVIGDYRALSDDLVALIDDALARTAANTGPTLVIALNYGAQAEIAAAARRLATAARNGAIDPAAIDEASVEAELTTHDLPPLDLMIRTSGEQRLSNFLLWQAAYAELLFVDTLWPDFDAATLAEALDIFSRRQRRFGGL
- the frr gene encoding ribosome recycling factor; translated protein: MAAAYEKADLERRMAGAVESLKGDLSGLRTGRASTSLLDPVTVEVYGAHMPLSQVATVSAPESRMLSVQVWDKSNVGPVEKAIRSAGLGLNPINDGQTLRLPIPDLTEERRKELAKLAGQYAEKARVAVRNVRRDGMDSLKADEKKGLLSEDERKRHEGEVQKLTDATIADIDATAAAKEKEILGK